One genomic segment of Virgibacillus doumboii includes these proteins:
- a CDS encoding ArsR/SmtB family transcription factor has protein sequence MDLFSMGTKKKETYKIELKYSLLWEAALGIAAITNTSLVDTLDLSSEKRKSIKKSLSENMIAQLEYVQNHNTWKTLLQLLHQKDFRDLSTFADFVRNLSSEELMEIAIPYLGRDHEVTKKELIQGSEKALKKLQDSTKGNSFLPSYLEFISNADTEELKDHLIEVMSGWYKTVIEPETEMLQQVLTRDMESKERMMKKLEPEQFIEWATDGMSYRPEPSVYKVILIPHFIYRPWNVEADIAGAKVIYYPIANESISPESKYVPNKMLVQRYKALGDETRLKILKMIIEKNLSLQELTDELNMGKTTVHHHLKILKSARLVLNDAAKYEVNEQTLSLLPGELNQFLQEK, from the coding sequence ATGGATTTATTTTCAATGGGAACAAAGAAAAAAGAAACGTACAAGATAGAGCTGAAATATTCGCTTTTATGGGAAGCTGCGTTAGGGATTGCGGCTATTACAAATACGTCTTTGGTAGATACGCTTGATCTGTCCAGTGAAAAGCGGAAGAGTATTAAAAAGTCGCTGTCTGAAAATATGATTGCCCAACTTGAATATGTGCAAAACCATAATACATGGAAGACCTTACTTCAATTATTGCATCAGAAAGACTTCAGGGATTTATCAACATTTGCTGATTTTGTTCGAAACCTCTCTTCAGAAGAGTTAATGGAAATCGCAATACCGTATCTTGGAAGAGATCATGAAGTGACAAAAAAAGAATTAATACAGGGTTCAGAGAAAGCTCTTAAGAAGTTGCAAGATAGTACAAAAGGAAATTCTTTTCTTCCTTCATACTTAGAATTTATTAGTAATGCAGATACAGAAGAATTAAAAGACCATCTGATTGAAGTAATGTCTGGTTGGTATAAGACAGTTATAGAACCTGAAACAGAAATGCTGCAACAAGTGCTTACCAGGGATATGGAATCAAAAGAAAGAATGATGAAAAAATTGGAGCCGGAACAATTTATCGAGTGGGCAACAGATGGCATGAGCTATCGTCCAGAACCTAGTGTTTATAAGGTCATCCTCATACCTCATTTTATTTATCGTCCCTGGAACGTAGAGGCAGATATAGCAGGGGCCAAAGTCATCTATTATCCGATAGCGAATGAGAGTATCTCACCTGAAAGTAAATATGTACCAAATAAAATGCTTGTACAAAGATATAAAGCACTCGGAGACGAGACACGATTAAAGATTTTAAAAATGATAATAGAAAAAAATTTATCTCTGCAGGAATTAACGGATGAATTAAATATGGGAAAAACAACGGTTCATCATCATTTGAAGATATTAAAGTCGGCAAGATTAGTGCTTAATGACGCTGCCAAATATGAAGTGAACGAGCAGACATTAAGTCTATTACCGGGAGAACTAAATCAATTTTTGCAGGAAAAATAA
- the pyrE gene encoding orotate phosphoribosyltransferase, translating to MGTSREIARNLLDIEAVKIRTDDYFTWTSGIKSPIYCDNRLTMSYPELRTNIAEAFVQLIEQMDQKPDVIAGCATAGIPHAAWIADKLDLPMVYVRSKPKGHGKGNQIEGTIEKGQRVVVIEDLISTGGSSIEAAKALQQEGADILGVLAIFTYGLEKSKQQFKKAKLTYQTITGYDEILKLLAADGKIDEEEKRKLQGWREEL from the coding sequence ATGGGAACAAGTCGTGAAATTGCAAGGAATCTATTAGACATTGAAGCTGTGAAAATACGTACGGATGATTATTTTACATGGACATCAGGAATTAAATCACCAATATATTGTGATAACAGGCTAACCATGTCTTATCCGGAATTACGAACGAATATTGCTGAGGCATTTGTCCAACTGATCGAACAGATGGATCAAAAACCTGATGTGATTGCAGGTTGCGCAACGGCAGGTATTCCTCATGCGGCATGGATTGCTGATAAACTTGATTTGCCAATGGTATATGTCCGCTCAAAACCAAAAGGACATGGCAAAGGTAATCAGATAGAAGGTACTATTGAAAAAGGACAACGCGTTGTTGTCATAGAGGATCTGATTTCCACGGGCGGATCGTCTATTGAGGCGGCAAAGGCACTGCAACAGGAAGGTGCTGATATACTCGGGGTATTGGCGATATTTACGTACGGATTAGAAAAGTCAAAGCAGCAATTCAAAAAAGCAAAATTAACTTACCAAACGATTACTGGTTATGATGAAATTCTGAAGTTACTTGCTGCTGACGGGAAAATTGATGAAGAGGAAAAGAGGAAGCTGCAAGGGTGGCGGGAAGAATTGTAG
- the pyrF gene encoding orotidine-5'-phosphate decarboxylase — MTENMYLALDFPTWDEAKHFIDENNFHGIPVKVGMELFYREGPDLIERLKQDNHNIFLDLKLHDIPATVGKAMKNLAKLGVDIVNVHALGGSEMIIQAKEGLLSGNVSGHETKLIAVTVLTSMDDEMMNNELMIQGKVQDNVLHFADFAKKNGADGVVCSVHEAMRIKDVCGPQFLTITPGIRLQESDNNDQKRVATPSFARENKADILVLGRTITNAQDPKAAYKKVLEEWGNGNKS, encoded by the coding sequence ATGACGGAAAACATGTACCTTGCTTTGGATTTTCCAACGTGGGATGAGGCAAAACATTTTATTGACGAAAATAATTTTCACGGTATTCCTGTAAAGGTGGGAATGGAATTATTTTACCGGGAAGGTCCGGATTTAATTGAAAGACTGAAGCAGGATAACCACAACATCTTTCTTGATTTAAAACTTCATGATATACCGGCAACAGTTGGGAAAGCGATGAAGAATCTTGCAAAACTGGGTGTGGACATCGTAAATGTACATGCTCTTGGCGGCAGTGAAATGATAATACAGGCTAAAGAAGGGTTGTTGTCTGGAAATGTGTCAGGCCATGAAACGAAGCTGATTGCGGTTACGGTGCTTACATCAATGGACGACGAAATGATGAACAATGAACTGATGATTCAAGGAAAGGTACAGGATAATGTTTTACATTTTGCCGACTTTGCAAAGAAAAACGGTGCGGATGGTGTCGTATGCTCTGTCCATGAAGCAATGCGTATTAAGGATGTTTGCGGACCGCAATTTTTAACCATTACACCTGGTATTCGGTTGCAGGAATCTGATAATAATGACCAAAAGCGCGTTGCAACTCCTTCTTTTGCGCGAGAAAACAAAGCAGATATTTTGGTTCTGGGCAGAACAATAACAAACGCACAGGATCCAAAAGCAGCATATAAAAAAGTTCTGGAGGAGTGGGGAAATGGGAACAAGTCGTGA
- a CDS encoding dihydroorotate dehydrogenase translates to MTELALSLPGLKLKNPVMPASGCFGFGREYSEFYDLNKLGAVIMKAATGNARFGNKTPRVAETASGMLNAIGLQNPGVEKIMETEVPFLSKYNLPIIANVAGSSIEEYVKVAETFNKHKSVSALELNISCPNVKEGGIQFGTDPEMAANVTEKVKAISNLPVYVKLSPNVSNIIAMAKAVEQAGADGLSMINTITGMQIHLASKKPLLANKTGGLSGQAIKPIAIRMIYEVKQHVKIPIIGMGGIFTAEDVLEFLLAGASAVAVGTANFQNPFVCPEIIDALPGVLQKYGFDSVTSAIGKGNIS, encoded by the coding sequence ATGACAGAACTGGCTCTGAGTCTGCCTGGATTAAAGCTGAAAAATCCAGTCATGCCGGCATCAGGCTGTTTCGGGTTTGGCAGGGAGTACAGTGAGTTTTATGATTTAAATAAACTCGGTGCTGTCATTATGAAAGCAGCAACAGGTAACGCACGGTTCGGAAATAAAACACCACGGGTTGCTGAAACTGCCTCGGGGATGTTAAACGCGATTGGGTTGCAAAATCCTGGTGTGGAAAAAATTATGGAAACGGAAGTACCATTTTTGAGTAAATATAATCTCCCTATCATTGCAAACGTGGCAGGGAGCTCAATTGAAGAATATGTCAAAGTTGCAGAAACTTTTAATAAGCATAAATCTGTCAGTGCTCTGGAACTGAATATCTCCTGTCCGAATGTGAAAGAAGGAGGCATCCAGTTTGGAACAGATCCCGAAATGGCTGCCAATGTTACCGAAAAGGTTAAAGCAATCAGTAATCTTCCGGTATATGTGAAGCTGTCACCAAACGTTTCGAATATCATTGCGATGGCGAAAGCGGTTGAGCAGGCAGGGGCAGATGGATTATCAATGATTAATACAATAACCGGCATGCAAATCCATCTCGCAAGCAAGAAACCATTATTGGCCAATAAGACTGGCGGACTATCCGGTCAGGCAATCAAACCGATTGCGATTCGGATGATTTATGAGGTGAAGCAGCATGTGAAAATTCCAATTATTGGGATGGGTGGCATTTTTACTGCCGAGGATGTCCTGGAATTTCTGTTGGCAGGAGCCAGTGCAGTTGCTGTCGGAACAGCTAATTTTCAAAATCCGTTCGTTTGTCCGGAAATTATTGATGCATTGCCGGGTGTTTTACAAAAATACGGATTTGATTCAGTAACAAGTGCGATTGGAAAGGGGAATATCTCATGA
- a CDS encoding dihydroorotate dehydrogenase electron transfer subunit: MKKRVCMTVQSVQEIALDTVEMTLHNSYVAKTAMPGQFLHLLVDGHTLRRPVSIADVEPENDLITILFKKIGEGTKRLASYKPDMTIDVLGPSGNGFYYDVKILKEALLIGGGIGIPPLYNLGKELKRTGINVTAVLGFQSKEQVFYEKNFKELGPTYVVTDDGSYGYQGLVTDLLGQVGNFDRYFSCGPIPMLKEVKKELSNFPGSISLEERMGCGVGACLACVIPTDNQGGYRKICKDGPVFAADEVML; the protein is encoded by the coding sequence ATGAAAAAACGTGTGTGTATGACAGTTCAGTCAGTTCAGGAAATCGCTTTAGATACAGTAGAAATGACGTTACACAATTCGTATGTAGCCAAAACAGCAATGCCTGGTCAGTTTCTGCATTTACTTGTTGATGGTCATACACTGCGGCGTCCGGTTTCCATTGCAGATGTTGAACCTGAAAACGATTTGATAACAATTTTGTTTAAAAAAATCGGTGAAGGAACGAAACGCCTAGCATCCTATAAACCTGATATGACCATCGATGTACTTGGCCCGAGCGGCAATGGCTTTTACTATGACGTCAAAATATTGAAAGAAGCATTGTTAATAGGAGGGGGCATCGGAATTCCACCGCTTTATAACCTGGGTAAAGAATTAAAACGTACAGGAATAAACGTCACTGCGGTTTTGGGCTTTCAATCAAAAGAACAGGTATTTTATGAAAAAAATTTTAAAGAACTTGGTCCTACGTATGTGGTGACAGACGATGGAAGTTATGGATATCAAGGTCTTGTCACAGATCTACTGGGTCAAGTGGGGAATTTTGATCGTTATTTTTCCTGTGGACCGATTCCAATGCTCAAGGAAGTAAAAAAAGAGCTGTCGAATTTCCCCGGTTCCATCTCGCTTGAGGAGCGGATGGGCTGTGGCGTTGGTGCATGTCTGGCATGCGTAATTCCGACTGATAATCAAGGCGGGTACCGGAAAATTTGTAAAGATGGACCCGTATTTGCTGCAGATGAGGTGATGTTATGA
- the carB gene encoding carbamoyl-phosphate synthase large subunit, producing MPKNNRIKKILVIGSGPIVIGQAAEFDYSGTQACQALTEEGYTVILANSNPATIMTDQTIADKVYMEPLTTDFLIKIIRKEQPDAILPTLGGQTGLNLAVELERIGILGEYKVELLGTSLEAIEKAEDRKKFRSLMQELNEPVPDSQIVNSVEAAMDFAKKIGFPVIVRPAYTLGGTGGGMCYNESELREIARNGLALSPVNQCLIEKNIAGYKEIEYEVMRDKNDQAIVVCNMENVDPVGIHTGDSIVVAPSQTLSDREYQLLRNASLKIIRALEIEGGCNVQLAIDPNSFNYYIIEVNPRVSRSSALASKATGYPIAKMAAKIAVGLTMDEIINPITGTTYACFEPALDYVVTKIPRFPFDKFVNGNRYLGTQMKATGEIMSIGRNFEESLLKGIRSLDIGTEELWLKSLVDLSLDELKTRLQKADDERLFVLAEVIRRGMTVEEIFQLTKIDRFFLIKIQQLIEIETNLNKNKYSQEVLQEVKELGFADKHIARLWNVTEDQVYNQRIEHSITPVYKMVDTCAGEFESETPYFYSSYEDENESIRSERKKILVLGSGPIRIGQGIEFDYATVHSVLAIKEMGYEAIIMNNNPETVSTDFSISDKLYFEPLTLEDVMHVINLEQPEGVIVQFGGQTAINLAEGLQRRNVNILGTNLEAIDKAEDRDKFEKLLTDLNLLRPEGKTVKKPSQVLEAANEIGYPVLVRPSYVIGGSRMEIVYDDDELHTYLAKSNGADDTHPILIDKYITGIEVEVDAISDGESVIVPGIMEHIERSGVHSGDSIAVYPPQRISESVRQQCMEATLKIARGLNVKGLINIQFIVCNNDVYVLEVNPRASRTIPFLSKMTGVTMANVATRCILGDSLTNMGYQTGMLPEQDIVSVKVPVFSFEKLRSVDTILGPEMKSTGEAIGHDKTLEKALYKGLIAAGLSVPQEGAVLLTVSDKDKEETTEIADRFHQLGFQLYATEGTASYMRRAGIPVTQVEKIGSPEKNVLSIIENGDVQFVVNTLSSGKQPRSDGFMIRREAVEHGIACLTNLDTASAILNVIDSTTFSAKPLTKKKVVLS from the coding sequence ATGCCTAAGAACAACAGGATTAAGAAGATACTTGTCATTGGATCAGGACCAATTGTCATCGGTCAGGCAGCAGAATTTGACTATTCCGGAACACAGGCATGCCAGGCGTTAACAGAAGAAGGGTACACAGTTATTCTGGCAAACTCCAATCCGGCAACAATCATGACTGATCAAACTATAGCAGATAAGGTATACATGGAACCATTAACAACGGATTTTCTGATTAAAATTATCCGCAAAGAACAGCCTGATGCAATTCTTCCCACATTAGGAGGTCAAACAGGGCTGAACCTGGCAGTGGAATTAGAGAGAATCGGCATTTTAGGTGAATACAAAGTTGAGCTCTTAGGGACATCGCTTGAAGCAATCGAAAAAGCCGAAGACCGTAAAAAATTCCGGTCGTTAATGCAGGAATTAAATGAACCTGTACCAGACAGCCAAATTGTGAACTCGGTTGAGGCAGCAATGGATTTTGCGAAGAAAATAGGTTTTCCGGTTATCGTTCGTCCTGCCTATACACTTGGAGGAACCGGAGGCGGGATGTGTTATAACGAATCAGAACTCAGAGAAATTGCGCGTAATGGGCTGGCATTATCGCCTGTCAATCAATGTTTAATCGAGAAAAATATAGCAGGATACAAAGAAATAGAGTATGAAGTGATGCGTGATAAAAACGACCAGGCAATTGTTGTGTGTAACATGGAAAATGTGGATCCGGTCGGGATTCATACCGGTGATTCGATTGTCGTAGCACCATCCCAAACGCTCAGTGATCGGGAGTATCAGCTGTTGAGAAATGCATCACTGAAAATCATCCGGGCGTTGGAAATTGAGGGTGGATGTAATGTTCAGCTTGCAATTGATCCCAACAGTTTCAATTACTATATTATCGAAGTTAATCCGCGTGTCAGCAGATCATCAGCGCTGGCCTCAAAAGCTACAGGCTATCCAATTGCAAAAATGGCAGCAAAAATTGCAGTTGGACTGACAATGGATGAAATTATTAATCCAATAACAGGAACGACTTATGCCTGTTTTGAGCCTGCCCTTGATTATGTTGTAACGAAAATACCACGTTTTCCGTTCGATAAATTCGTAAATGGTAATCGTTACCTTGGTACACAAATGAAAGCAACAGGGGAAATAATGTCGATTGGACGAAATTTTGAGGAATCTTTATTAAAAGGGATCCGGTCATTGGATATCGGAACGGAAGAATTATGGCTGAAAAGTTTGGTTGATTTATCGCTTGATGAATTGAAAACACGCTTACAAAAAGCTGACGATGAACGGCTGTTTGTTCTCGCGGAAGTAATAAGGCGGGGCATGACCGTTGAAGAAATATTCCAGTTAACTAAAATAGACCGGTTTTTCCTTATTAAGATACAGCAATTAATTGAAATTGAGACGAACCTTAATAAAAATAAATATTCACAGGAAGTTTTACAGGAAGTAAAAGAACTTGGGTTTGCCGATAAACACATTGCCCGTCTATGGAATGTAACAGAGGATCAGGTATATAATCAGCGAATCGAACATTCCATCACACCTGTCTATAAAATGGTCGATACATGTGCAGGTGAATTTGAGTCGGAAACACCTTATTTTTACAGTTCGTATGAAGACGAAAATGAGTCCATCCGCTCTGAACGTAAAAAAATCCTTGTGCTTGGTTCAGGGCCTATCCGGATCGGTCAGGGGATTGAGTTTGATTATGCGACGGTACATTCGGTTTTAGCCATTAAAGAAATGGGTTACGAAGCTATCATCATGAATAACAACCCGGAAACAGTGTCAACCGATTTCAGTATTTCGGATAAGCTCTATTTTGAACCGCTTACGCTCGAAGATGTCATGCATGTTATCAACCTGGAACAGCCAGAAGGGGTAATCGTTCAATTTGGCGGACAAACAGCAATCAATCTGGCAGAAGGCCTGCAACGACGTAATGTCAACATACTTGGTACGAATCTGGAGGCAATTGATAAAGCCGAGGACCGTGATAAATTCGAAAAGCTTTTAACTGATCTCAATTTACTGCGGCCAGAGGGTAAAACGGTTAAAAAACCGAGTCAGGTATTGGAAGCAGCTAACGAAATTGGCTATCCGGTATTGGTAAGACCATCTTATGTTATCGGCGGAAGCCGTATGGAAATAGTTTATGATGATGACGAACTTCACACATATTTAGCAAAATCCAACGGCGCGGATGATACGCATCCAATTCTTATAGATAAATATATAACTGGAATCGAAGTGGAAGTGGATGCAATAAGCGACGGCGAATCGGTTATCGTACCAGGGATTATGGAGCATATCGAACGATCGGGTGTCCACTCAGGCGATTCGATTGCCGTTTATCCTCCGCAGCGGATCAGTGAATCTGTCAGACAGCAATGTATGGAGGCAACATTAAAAATAGCCCGGGGACTAAATGTTAAAGGATTAATCAATATCCAGTTTATCGTTTGCAATAATGATGTGTATGTTCTGGAAGTTAATCCAAGAGCAAGCAGAACCATACCGTTTTTGAGTAAAATGACAGGTGTGACAATGGCGAACGTTGCCACAAGGTGCATTTTAGGGGATTCGCTAACCAATATGGGATATCAAACAGGGATGTTACCTGAACAGGATATCGTTTCTGTCAAAGTACCGGTATTTTCGTTTGAAAAATTACGAAGTGTCGATACGATCCTTGGACCTGAAATGAAATCAACCGGTGAGGCAATCGGCCATGATAAAACATTGGAAAAGGCATTATATAAGGGGCTTATAGCTGCTGGTTTATCCGTACCACAGGAAGGTGCAGTACTCCTGACTGTATCAGATAAGGATAAGGAGGAAACAACGGAAATTGCAGATCGCTTTCACCAGCTTGGCTTTCAGTTGTATGCAACAGAAGGCACCGCTTCTTACATGAGAAGGGCAGGTATTCCGGTTACGCAAGTAGAAAAAATTGGCTCACCTGAAAAAAATGTATTATCCATAATCGAAAATGGCGATGTCCAGTTTGTAGTTAATACTCTCTCTTCAGGAAAACAGCCGCGTTCAGACGGATTTATGATCCGACGAGAAGCTGTAGAGCATGGTATTGCTTGTTTAACCAACCTGGATACAGCAAGTGCTATTTTAAATGTGATCGATTCAACTACCTTTAGTGCTAAACCATTAACAAAGAAAAAGGTTGTCCTATCATGA
- a CDS encoding carbamoyl phosphate synthase small subunit, whose product MTERQLILEDGTVFKGKGFGSDVNLTGEIVFNTGMTGYQEVISDPSYCGQIVTMTYPLVGNYGINRDDFETVTPFIHGFVVKELCEQPSNFRSDETLDEYLKANNIPGISGIDTRKLTKIIRKNGTMKAMITDADDSFDEHFEKVKNLPYQTNQVKMTSAVKPYVVPGRGMRIVLVDFGMKHGILRELTKRNCHVTVVPYNYSAEYILRLKPDGIMLTNGPGDPKDVPESIEMIKTVLGQIPLFGICLGHQLLALACGGDTEKMKFGHRGANHPVKDLEKNKTYMTSQNHSYAVTHDSLAHTDLVITQQALNDDSVEGVRHTFYPAFSVQYHPESSPGPEDTNHLFDAFLQMITETKAKHKENVYA is encoded by the coding sequence ATGACTGAACGGCAGCTTATTCTCGAGGATGGAACAGTTTTTAAAGGAAAAGGATTTGGCAGTGATGTCAACTTAACAGGAGAAATCGTATTTAATACCGGAATGACTGGATATCAGGAAGTTATTTCAGATCCGTCTTATTGCGGTCAAATCGTAACGATGACGTATCCACTTGTCGGCAATTACGGAATTAACCGGGATGATTTTGAGACTGTTACCCCATTTATTCATGGCTTTGTTGTAAAGGAATTATGTGAACAACCATCAAACTTCCGGAGTGATGAAACACTTGATGAATACCTGAAAGCAAATAACATTCCGGGAATATCCGGAATCGATACAAGAAAACTGACGAAAATCATCCGGAAAAACGGGACTATGAAAGCGATGATTACGGACGCGGATGATTCATTTGATGAACATTTTGAGAAAGTAAAAAATCTGCCATATCAAACAAATCAGGTGAAAATGACTTCTGCCGTGAAACCTTATGTTGTTCCCGGACGGGGCATGCGAATTGTACTGGTTGATTTCGGGATGAAGCACGGGATTCTTCGTGAACTGACCAAGCGGAATTGTCATGTGACAGTAGTTCCATACAATTACAGTGCAGAATATATTTTACGACTGAAACCTGATGGAATCATGCTGACGAATGGACCGGGTGATCCAAAAGATGTTCCGGAATCAATTGAGATGATTAAAACGGTACTGGGCCAGATACCATTGTTCGGTATTTGCCTCGGACACCAGTTGCTTGCACTTGCATGTGGTGGCGATACAGAAAAAATGAAGTTTGGTCACCGCGGGGCAAATCATCCGGTTAAAGATTTGGAAAAGAATAAGACATACATGACATCACAAAATCACAGCTATGCAGTTACACATGATTCGTTGGCACATACGGACCTCGTAATCACGCAGCAAGCTTTAAACGATGATTCGGTCGAAGGAGTGCGCCATACTTTTTATCCGGCTTTCTCGGTTCAGTACCATCCGGAAAGTTCTCCGGGACCGGAAGATACAAATCACCTGTTTGATGCCTTTTTACAAATGATTACTGAAACAAAAGCCAAACATAAGGAGAATGTATATGCCTAA
- a CDS encoding dihydroorotase yields MKLLLKNARRIYDKNETGQCDILIDNGKIAEIAPEISVDTDKIIDCQNNFVFPGFIDVHIHLREPGGEHKETIETGTKAAARGGFTTVCAMPNTSPVPDDVDSVNGLHEKLEKDASVRVLPYAAITTNLAGNELTNITELSKAGVFAFTDDGVGIQTADMMLRAMKEAAANNKPIVAHCEDNSILYGGVVHQGNADKTLDLPGIPSQSESVQIARDVLLAEATGCHYHVCHVSTKESVRVIRDAKRAGIHVTAEVTPHHLLLNEDVIAEDDANFKMNPPLRSEEDQEALFEGLIDGTIDFIATDHAPHAEAEKAQGFLNAPFGIVGLETAFSLLYTNLVKTNKITLHQLADWLTIKPAQVFNLPYGALKVGDVADLTIVNLDKKAKIDKNTFLSKGKNTPFHGWDIQGIPVATIAEGKIVYKEDFHD; encoded by the coding sequence ATGAAACTATTACTTAAAAATGCAAGAAGAATTTATGACAAAAATGAAACAGGACAATGCGACATTCTAATTGATAATGGAAAAATAGCTGAAATAGCACCTGAAATTTCAGTGGATACGGATAAAATAATCGATTGTCAGAACAATTTTGTATTCCCCGGATTTATCGATGTTCATATCCATCTCAGGGAACCGGGCGGAGAACATAAAGAAACAATAGAAACGGGCACGAAAGCCGCTGCACGGGGTGGTTTTACTACAGTTTGCGCAATGCCGAACACTTCCCCTGTTCCTGATGACGTTGATTCGGTCAATGGTTTACATGAAAAACTGGAAAAAGATGCCAGTGTACGTGTTTTACCATATGCAGCAATTACAACAAATTTAGCAGGTAATGAGCTTACAAATATAACTGAACTTTCAAAAGCGGGTGTATTTGCGTTTACGGATGATGGAGTCGGAATACAAACTGCCGACATGATGCTCCGCGCCATGAAAGAGGCAGCCGCTAATAATAAACCAATTGTTGCCCATTGTGAGGATAACTCGATTCTTTATGGCGGCGTTGTTCATCAGGGAAACGCAGATAAAACTTTGGACCTTCCAGGAATTCCTTCACAAAGTGAATCTGTGCAGATCGCCCGTGATGTATTACTGGCGGAAGCAACCGGATGTCATTACCATGTTTGCCACGTAAGTACAAAAGAGTCAGTACGAGTCATACGCGATGCCAAAAGAGCAGGAATTCACGTGACTGCTGAAGTAACCCCGCATCATCTATTACTGAATGAAGATGTAATCGCTGAAGATGATGCCAACTTTAAAATGAATCCACCATTAAGAAGTGAAGAAGACCAAGAGGCTCTGTTCGAAGGTTTGATAGATGGAACAATCGATTTTATTGCAACAGACCATGCACCACACGCTGAAGCGGAAAAAGCACAAGGTTTTCTTAATGCCCCATTTGGGATTGTCGGTTTGGAGACTGCTTTTTCACTACTGTATACGAATCTTGTAAAAACAAATAAAATCACACTGCACCAATTAGCAGATTGGCTGACGATTAAACCAGCACAAGTTTTCAATTTGCCTTATGGGGCTTTAAAAGTAGGGGACGTTGCTGATCTCACTATTGTGAATCTGGATAAAAAAGCAAAAATAGATAAAAACACTTTTCTTTCAAAAGGAAAAAACACCCCATTTCACGGCTGGGATATACAAGGAATTCCAGTAGCAACAATTGCTGAAGGAAAAATCGTTTACAAGGAGGATTTTCATGACTGA
- a CDS encoding aspartate carbamoyltransferase catalytic subunit encodes MRHFVSTKNLTCKSISSILNRAEEVRLQDQKFSKQLFAANLFYEPSTRTKMSFVAAQKKLGMETFDFHMETSSITKGESLYDTAKTFEAIGADMLMIRHQDDNWYDELLPNISIPVINAGAGKGEHPTQCMLDLLTIYQEFGTFKNVKVVIAGDIKHSRVARSNAYALKTLGAEVYFAAAPGFGDESMEFPYVSIDEGVEMCDVMMLLRIQHERHETDQYDTTSYLKQFGLTIERERKMKSHAIILHPAPVNRGVEIAEELVECDRSRVFKQMENGVYVRMAIIKILAEKWGLA; translated from the coding sequence ATGCGACATTTCGTATCAACGAAAAATTTAACCTGTAAATCTATTAGTTCTATTTTAAACAGAGCAGAAGAAGTTCGTTTGCAAGATCAAAAGTTTTCAAAACAATTATTCGCTGCAAATCTCTTTTATGAACCGAGCACCAGAACAAAAATGAGTTTTGTGGCAGCACAGAAAAAACTGGGAATGGAAACATTTGATTTTCATATGGAAACTTCCAGTATAACAAAAGGGGAATCTTTGTATGATACAGCCAAAACGTTCGAGGCAATTGGTGCTGATATGCTGATGATTCGTCATCAGGACGACAACTGGTATGACGAACTTTTACCGAATATCTCCATACCAGTCATCAATGCCGGGGCAGGAAAAGGTGAACATCCGACACAGTGTATGCTTGATTTATTAACAATCTATCAGGAATTCGGAACATTTAAGAATGTAAAGGTTGTTATTGCAGGGGACATAAAGCATAGCAGGGTAGCACGTTCCAACGCATACGCGCTGAAGACGCTTGGTGCCGAGGTATACTTTGCAGCGGCACCGGGTTTTGGGGATGAGTCCATGGAATTTCCCTATGTTTCAATCGATGAGGGGGTTGAAATGTGTGATGTAATGATGCTGTTACGTATTCAGCATGAACGACACGAAACAGACCAATATGATACGACTTCCTATCTGAAGCAATTTGGACTTACGATTGAACGGGAAAGGAAAATGAAAAGTCATGCGATAATTCTTCATCCGGCACCAGTCAATCGAGGAGTTGAAATCGCAGAAGAATTAGTGGAATGTGACAGATCAAGGGTTTTTAAACAAATGGAAAACGGTGTTTATGTACGAATGGCGATAATTAAAATATTAGCAGAGAAATGGGGACTGGCATGA